Proteins from a single region of Psilocybe cubensis strain MGC-MH-2018 chromosome 3, whole genome shotgun sequence:
- a CDS encoding Transcription elongation factor SPT6: protein MSSPDPDTVPSHDPLADNDDPMRGSGDEEEEGEGDAVMPGISDDSSEEGEDDEEEARRIRDGFIVSEEEEDSEEEAPRRKRRKRRKKHHRAEEETLEDDDLELLEENTGVAYKRPNRLTRLRRHDSDSPPAASSSKRRAVVESSEDDLDNDEDTHEVPDIRKIWDDDRRGEDDDEDMSDFIDYSEDEEGAAMNEEAREARRLEKKEEQSRRKRARARPELVGIDAIAWDEIHEVFGDGHEYDWALVGDDEADLEEDRYKPDMKYQDVFEPSEIKKRMLTEDDDLIRVQDIPERMQLATSTLSETSSLSTHIRLTEEDLGDAAMWVTTRLSHQKQKEYFGSDGSHQQLQGALVLAVTFALRQIFVEEYEVPYTWAHKQDYITHFDTNGGPSVHLLSLPELWQIYNLGQKYRSLLERRHVLTALYERLQVTDDYFTVEILPQIDSVELVADATEWLNMKYKNKRPDYISDFRFHDDDEPEAAKRRKMPSRVSAYELTKKSVVSKLAEGFGIKPHDIVLNLLAETHTHFVEDTELHPVAFAEQFSDPDPSKALAPEELLRRARMIISTELGKDPLLRNQIRKIFKENAHVSVEPTERGITKIDESHPYFNFKYLLQKPIDEMLTTPQFLLILAAESEHLVTVTISIPPAVKADFERRLSDAFASDNFSESAKAWNAERLLVVHETLEQHLIPAGVKWTREYVREEAEDFLASKCSERLRERVNVAPYATAREPRYGEGTASVLAISWGKGDPHKDAITLVYVDEAGRMREHTKIDNLHDQDNLDEFKDLVSRRKPDVAVVGGFSIVTLKLMNRVKEILGSPSDPNSGEQAWTQPTEEGFNIPAIYVFDDVARIYQHSKRAADEFSALSPTAKYCVGLARYVQSPLNEFAALGSDIAAISFDEESQNLIPKEKLLSAFEQVLVDVTNKVGVDINRAVTDPYYQHVLPFVCGLGPRKAQMLVKKIASQGGTIVNRDQFIKAGLLTTKIFLNAAGFLRVIQDRDNSRPGKYRPDDENAPDPLDDTRIHPEDYELARKMATDALELDEEDIHDEHPSQVVTSIMNDGDKERKLTELNLGEFATSLFQANQDQKRHTLDVIREELVMPFREKREKFLLPKDWDIVTMLSGETPKTLGVGLIVSALVYRTTPDSVGVRLDSGIEGFISTEFLPEMGRKPRDVMKKGQTITGIVIDLIFRLRQDEFLVSLSTRPGDLDGGDYLFRNVRPDQRYWDDTHYKKDQDMLARKKRAETDRTRRVIKHPNFHNFNTAQAEAYLEKQQRGDVVIRPSSKGINHLAVTWKVDERLYQHIDVTEMNADPTGQTIGGQLVVDANHIYSDLDELIVNHVQAMSRRVEELMAHEKFKHGSEDDLHIFLKNFLAANPSKSMYGFTLNRKKPGHFNLCFLANKNSTVQTWPIRVAPEAYYLFDAPAVGVPELCDAFKVRHLHESQNVAAAAAGGKTPYGAGARTPARIGGATPGHLSIRNPGRTPNPYGGAHTPFVPPHHTQGPPSNYMPPPPTSYAGYQTPSLRPPVYGQHPHPPMGGPPPNMNPPRPGSVWGGGGGWS, encoded by the exons ATGTCTTCCCCAGACCCTGACACAGTACCGTCGCACGATCCTTTAGCTGACAATGATGATCCTATGCGTGGCTCAggtgacgaagaagaagaaggtgaaggtgatgCAGTCATGCCTGGAATATCAGACGACAGTTCCGAGGAGGgggaagatgacgaagaagaggcacGCAGAATTCGAGACGGGTTCATtgtttctgaagaagaagaagactctGAGGAAGAGGCTCCTCGTCGGAAGCGCAGAAAACGTAGAAAGAAACACCACCGTG CAGAAGAAGAGACGTTAGAAGATGACGATTTGGAACTATTGGAAGAGAATACGGGAGTTGCATATAAAAGACCCAATCGCTTAACCCGCCTTCGTCGCCACGACTCAGATTCTCCACCAGCCGCGTCTTCTTCAAAGCGTCGGGCAGTTGTAGAATCATCAGAAGATGACCTCGACAACGATGAGGACACACACGAAGTTCCTGATATTCGCAAGATTTGGGACGATGATCGTCGtggagaagacgatgatgaggatatGTCGGATTTCATTGATTAtagtgaagatgaagagggtgCAGCTATGAATGAGGAGGCTCGCGAAGCTAGGAGGcttgagaagaaagaggaacaATCTCGACGCAAAAGAGCAAGGGCGCGCCCGGAGTTGGTTGGAATTGATGCAAT TGCTTGGGACGAAATCCACGAAGTTTTCGGCGATGGACACGAATATGACTGGGCTTTGGTCGGCGATGATGAAGCGGACCTGGAAGAGGACCGTTATAAGCCAGACATGAAGTACCAAGAT GTGTTCGAACCAtcagaaatcaaaaaacGAATGCTCACTGAAGATGATGACCTCATCCGTGTCCAAGATATTCCAGAACGAATGCAGCTGGCCACCTCCACCCTTTCTGAAACGTCGTCTCTCTCTACTCATATTCGATTGACAGAAGAGGACCTTGGAGATGCTGCCATGTGGGTCACCACACGTCTTTCTCACCAGAAACAGAAAGAGTACTTCGGCAGCGATGGTAGTCATCAGCAGCTACAAGGAGCCCTTGTACTGGCTGTGACCTTTGCTTTGCGCCAAATCTTTGTAGAAGAATATGAGGTTCCTTACACGTGGGCCCACAAACAAGACTATATAACCCATTTCGATACCAACGGCGGGCCTTCCGTGCATCTTCTCAGCCTCCCCGAACTTTGGCAAATCTACAACCTCGGCCAAAAGTATAGATCACTTCTAGAGAGACGTCACGTTTTAACAGCGCTGTACGAGAGATTGCAGGTCACCGACGATTACTTTACAGTGGAAATTCTTCCCCAAATTGACAGTGTTGAACTCGTTGCTGATGCCACTGAATGGCTCAATATGAAATACAAGAATAAAAGGCCGGATTATATCTCCGACTTTCGATTccatgacgacgatgagccAGAGGCAGCAAAGAGACGAAAAATGCCCAGTCGAGTTTCTGCTTATGAGCTCACGAAAAAGAGCGTTGTTTCTAAGCTCGCCGAG GGATTTGGTATCAAACCTCACGATATTGTCTTGAATCTCCTGGCCGAAACACATACCCATTTTGTTGAAGACACCGAACTACACCCCGTTGCGTTTGCGGAGCAATTTTCTGACCCTGATCCTAGCAAAGCTCTGGCTCCCGAGGAGTTGCTTCGACGAGCACGTATGATAATCTCAACTGAACTAGGAAAAGATCCCCTTCTGCGTAACCAAATTCGCAAAATCTTCAAAGAAAATGCCCATGTTTCCGTCGAACCTACCGAACGAGGCATTACCAAAATCGACGAGAGCCATCCTTATTTT AACTTCAAATATCTATTGCAGAAGCCAATTGACGAAATGTTGACCACCCCGCAATTTTTGCTCATACTAGCAGCAGAATCGGAACATTTGGTAACAGTTACGATTTCTATCCCTCCTGCTGTCAAGGCAGATTTTGAGCGGCGGCTCAGTGATGCGTTCGCCTCCGATAATTTCAGTGAATCTGCCAAAGCGTGGAATGCAGAACGCCTGCTCGTTGTCCATGAGACTCTAGAACAGCATTTGATACCCGCTGGAGTGAAGTGGACCCGAGAATATGTTCGCGAGGAGGCGGAAGACTTTTTGGCTAGTAAATGCAGCGAACGTTTACGGGAG CGGGTTAATGTTGCACCTTATGCTACTGCTCGTGAACCTAGGTATGGCGAGGGTACAGCTTCTGTTTTGGCTATTTCTTGGGGCAAAGGAGACCCTCATAAGGACGCTATTACTTTGGTCTATGTCGATGAAGCCGGAAGAATGCGCGAACATACCAAAATCGACAATCTTCACGATCAAGACAACTTGGATGAGTTCAAAGACCTTGTATCAAGGCGGAAACCTGACGTTGCTGTTGTCGGTGGGTTCAGCATCGTCACGCTGAAACTTATGAATCGAGTCAAGGAAATACTTGGGTCACCTAGTGACCCTAATTCGGGTGAACAAGCATGGACTCAACCGACAGAGGAGGGTTTCAATATTCCTGCGATATATGTGTTCGACGACGTTGCACGCATTTATCAACATAGCAAGAGGGCTGCGGATGAATTTAGTGCTCTCTCACCAACTGCCAAGTACTGTGTCGGTCTAGCCCGCTATGTACAAAGCCCTCTCAATGAATTCGCCGCTTTAGGATCAGACATAGCGGCTATCTCATTTGACGAAGAAAGTCAAAACTTG ATTCCGAAGGAAAAGTTGTTGTCTGCCTTCGAACAGGTTCTCGTCGATGTGACCAACAAAGTGGGTGTAGATATAAACCGAGCTGTGACAGACCCGTATTACCAGCATGTACTTCCCTTTGTTTGTGGTCTTGGTCCTAGGAAAGCACAGATGCTCGTCAAGAAGATAGCTTCTCAA GGAGGCACCATTGTGAACCGTGATCAATTTATCAAAGCCGGGCTCTTGACTACAAAAATATTCTTGAATGCAGCAGGGTTTTTGCGTGTTATACAGGATCGTGACAACAGTAGGCCAGGAAAATATCGACCTGATGACGAAAACGCCCCTGACCCACTCGATGATACGCGCATTCATCCCGAGGATTACGAACTTGCTCGCAAGATGGCTACAGATGCACTCGAattggatgaagaagatatcCACGATGAGCACCCATCGCAAGTAGTTACTTCAATCATGAATGACGGCGACAAGGAGAGGAAGCTGACTGAACTGAATCTGGGAGAGTTTGCCACCAGCTTGTTCCAGGCCAATCAGGATCAAAAACGGCACACTCTAGATGTCATCCGTGAAGAACTTGTTATGCCCTTCCGAGAAAAGAGGGAGAAGTTCCTCCTTCCGAAAGATTGGGACATAGTCACCATGCTCAGCGGAGAGACGCCGAAGACGCTTGGTGTAGGGCTCATTGTTTCAGCGCTAGTATATCGCACGACTCCGGATTCGGTCGGCGTCCGTCTTGACTCTGGTATTGAAGGATTCATCTCAACTGAATTCCTTCCCGAGATGGGTCGGAAACCTAGAGATGTAATGAAGAAAGGCCAAACGATAACTGGAATTGTCATTGACCTGATATTTCGTCTACGGCAAGATGAATTTTTGGTCAGTCTTTCGACCCGGCCTGGTGATTTAGACGGAGGCGATTATCTATTCAGAAATGTTCGGCCAGATCAACGCTATTGGGACGATACTCATTATAAGAAGGATCAAGATATGTTGGCCAGGAAGAAACGGGCCGAAACAGATCGAACTCGTCGTGTTATTAAACACCCCAACTTCCACAATTTCAATACCGCCCAAGCTGAGGCGTACCTTGAAAAGCAACAGCGTGGAGATGTTGTAATTCGGCCATCTTCCAAAGGCATTAATCATCTTGCTGTTACATGGAAAGTTGACGAAAGACTTTACCAGCATATTG ATGTTACCGAAATGAACGCCGACCCTACTGGCCAAACAATCGGGGGACAGCTTGTTGTCGACGCGAACCACATCTACTCTGACTTGGACGAACTTATAGTCAATCATGTCCAGGCTATGAGCCGTCGCGTGGAAGAACTGATGGCTCATGAAAAGTTCAAGCACGGTTCGGAAGATGATCTGC ACATATTTTTGAAGAACTTCTTGGCTGCTAACCCTTCGAAGAGTATGTACGGCTTTACACTTAACAGAAAGAAGCCAGGTCACTTCAACCTGTGCTTTTTGGCCAACAAGAACTCCACTGTTCAGACCTGG CCTATCCGAGTTGCACCTGAAGCATACTACCTGTTTGATGCTCCTGCAGTGGGGGTACCGGAGTTGTGCGATGCATTCAAAGTACG ACACCTCCACGAATCACAAAATGTGGCGGCCGCAGCTGCAGGAGGAAAGACACCGTATGGTGCTGGTGCTCGAACCCCTGCTCGTATTGGTGGTGCCACTCCAGGGCATTTGTCAATTCGCAATCCAGGTCGTACTCCCAACCCTTATGGAGGCGCACACACACCCTTTGTCCCTCCACATCATACTCAGGGGCCTCCTTCAAACTACAtgccacccccacccacGTCATATGCCGGTTATCAGACACCATCTCTCCGCCCTCCAGTTTATGGTcaacacccgcacccgcctATGGGTGGACCTCCACCCAATATGAACCCTCCTCGTCCCGGCAGTGTgtggggtggaggtggaggttggAGTTGA